One window from the genome of Sulfodiicoccus acidiphilus encodes:
- a CDS encoding acylphosphatase, producing the protein MRAKRVVLKGEVQGIGFRAWLARRARALGLLGYVENVGKDVVIVASGNVEPLIDAARRYEYASVREVEVEDLEVRSLPPFTVKFSEYELS; encoded by the coding sequence GTGAGAGCTAAACGCGTAGTGCTCAAGGGCGAAGTTCAGGGAATAGGTTTCAGGGCCTGGCTCGCAAGGAGGGCCAGGGCCTTGGGACTCCTAGGCTACGTGGAGAACGTGGGGAAGGACGTAGTGATAGTGGCTAGTGGAAACGTAGAGCCACTGATAGATGCCGCGAGGAGGTATGAATATGCGTCAGTGAGGGAGGTGGAGGTTGAGGACTTAGAGGTGAGATCATTACCCCCTTTTACTGTTAAATTCAGCGAGTACGAACTCAGTTGA
- a CDS encoding sulfite exporter TauE/SafE family protein, translating to MYVELSLIQALLAVVSGVLVGFSLGLIGGGGSILAIPLLLYFVGLAYEAPPHSAAESYIDHLVIGTTALSVGLNAYLNSFMHYRKGNVSLRNGVAFSLPGAAGAVTGAYVGHLVGGGLLLFMFSFVMIGIALTMLKSKSAGVRELEERVTAGPKVTTSRLVRVIPAGFAVGVLSGVFGIGGGFLIVPALMYSAGLTMIRAIGTSLMAVGTFGVTSAATYALFGELSLEVAFLYLMGGLVGGYVGTRLASGLPNVTLKRLFALVVIAVAFYIMYQNFYAISALL from the coding sequence ATGTACGTAGAGTTGAGCTTGATTCAGGCGTTACTGGCCGTAGTATCAGGGGTACTCGTAGGCTTTAGTTTGGGCCTCATAGGTGGAGGAGGGTCGATACTAGCTATACCTCTTCTCCTCTACTTCGTGGGCCTAGCCTACGAAGCTCCCCCTCACAGCGCCGCGGAGTCCTACATAGATCACCTCGTGATAGGTACTACTGCTTTGTCAGTGGGATTGAACGCCTACTTGAACTCCTTCATGCACTACAGGAAAGGTAATGTGAGCCTCAGGAACGGTGTCGCGTTCTCTCTACCTGGAGCTGCGGGGGCCGTGACGGGAGCGTACGTCGGTCACCTCGTAGGGGGAGGTCTCCTTCTCTTCATGTTCAGTTTCGTGATGATAGGGATAGCCCTCACTATGTTGAAGAGCAAGTCTGCTGGGGTGAGGGAGTTAGAGGAGAGGGTTACAGCCGGCCCCAAGGTCACCACATCTAGGCTAGTTAGGGTTATCCCCGCCGGATTCGCAGTGGGTGTCCTGTCAGGAGTCTTCGGAATTGGAGGAGGTTTCCTCATAGTCCCCGCCCTGATGTACAGCGCTGGCCTGACCATGATAAGGGCCATTGGGACTTCGTTGATGGCAGTAGGAACGTTTGGAGTCACTAGTGCTGCGACTTACGCTCTCTTCGGTGAGCTTAGTCTGGAAGTTGCCTTCCTCTACTTAATGGGAGGTCTAGTGGGAGGCTACGTCGGGACAAGACTCGCCAGTGGTCTACCCAACGTGACTCTAAAGAGGCTCTTCGCTTTAGTCGTCATTGCTGTAGCCTTCTACATAATGTACCAGAACTTCTACGCGATCTCAGCTCTTTTGTGA
- the doxD gene encoding thiosulfate:quinone oxidoreductase large subunit — translation MSKVKLNESNSTRMEYLWPLRFAVGWMFLDGGLRKAVLKPAKLNPLSASFVGGKLVNFLPHSGPFKPFLLMTLENRPLDVAFLTIFSYLEIVVGLFLVLGVLTRLAAFGALLMSAGFAPAYWLGSTCEDEWQIGALLVAGSLVLMLTASGRTWGVDSLIYKKFGDRALSRRIPVLKWIKLW, via the coding sequence GTGAGTAAAGTGAAGTTGAACGAGAGTAACTCCACTCGCATGGAATACCTGTGGCCGCTCAGGTTCGCGGTTGGATGGATGTTCCTAGATGGTGGACTTAGGAAGGCCGTGCTCAAGCCAGCTAAACTGAACCCTTTATCTGCCTCCTTCGTAGGGGGTAAACTCGTGAACTTCTTACCTCACTCGGGCCCATTCAAACCCTTCCTTCTTATGACGTTGGAGAACAGGCCGCTAGACGTGGCGTTCCTGACAATTTTTTCCTATTTAGAGATCGTAGTTGGGCTCTTCTTGGTGTTAGGAGTACTGACTAGGTTGGCAGCTTTCGGTGCTCTCTTGATGTCAGCCGGCTTCGCTCCTGCCTACTGGCTTGGTTCGACCTGTGAGGACGAATGGCAAATAGGTGCGTTGTTGGTGGCGGGTAGCCTCGTTTTAATGCTCACTGCCTCCGGCAGAACGTGGGGGGTTGACTCTCTCATATATAAGAAGTTCGGAGACAGGGCATTATCGAGGAGGATACCTGTCCTGAAGTGGATAAAGTTGTGGTGA
- a CDS encoding TQO small subunit DoxA domain-containing protein, whose amino-acid sequence MERTVIVGIVFALIAVGWILGTGQWAYGNVVGPLVNYSKLPKVEVPYVSAAPTTDGTILTLNLTDVDGPDAYPASVVMIEIGNSTWHIFLNSSQLANYTVEVHQAPWNENKKDSVNWYSGFEIPLGSEGQFVLHLPFRLSPGSYELTLYTPAVKPVTVKFTSS is encoded by the coding sequence ATGGAGAGAACCGTGATAGTCGGCATAGTGTTCGCATTAATAGCGGTCGGATGGATATTAGGTACGGGTCAGTGGGCCTACGGAAACGTGGTGGGGCCGCTAGTTAACTACTCCAAACTTCCTAAAGTCGAGGTACCTTACGTCAGTGCCGCTCCAACCACCGACGGCACGATTCTAACCCTGAACTTAACTGACGTTGACGGGCCAGACGCTTATCCAGCGTCCGTCGTCATGATCGAGATAGGGAACTCCACATGGCACATTTTCCTTAACTCCTCACAGTTGGCCAACTACACCGTCGAGGTGCATCAGGCGCCTTGGAACGAAAACAAGAAGGACAGCGTCAACTGGTACTCGGGGTTCGAGATCCCCCTAGGAAGCGAGGGACAGTTCGTCCTTCACCTTCCATTTAGACTCTCCCCGGGCAGTTACGAGTTGACGCTCTACACTCCAGCAGTGAAGCCTGTGACAGTGAAGTTCACCTCGTCCTAA
- a CDS encoding PLP-dependent transferase codes for MRGFNTRAVHAGELEDPRFGNVVTPIFQTSTFVQPNSSQEPYLDHATGGPFLYTRWGNPTLQSLEEKYASLEGARHGLSFSSGMAAISAAVLSKVREGDRILSVAELYGQTFHLFSHVLPRYGVKVDFLETDELNKLEVRLKEYKLIYLESITNPLLKVTDVRGISKLASENDVPVVVDATFASPFNQRPLELGAEVVVHSATKYISGHSDVIVGVSGTNSDQTFKDLVGFRKDVGGSPDPHQAYLTLRGMKTIGLRVERQNSNAGKVATLLSQSTKVRKVHYPGLRDSPYREVAAKNLSGFGGMVSFELRDEDCTKRFLKTLTIPRSAPSLGGVESLITRPVETSHSSLTKEEREKQGISESLVRFSAGIEDPEDLLEDFQRALSSC; via the coding sequence ATGAGAGGTTTCAACACTAGGGCCGTCCATGCAGGTGAACTGGAGGACCCTAGGTTCGGTAACGTCGTCACTCCGATCTTCCAAACTTCAACTTTCGTTCAGCCGAACTCTAGCCAAGAGCCGTACCTTGATCACGCCACAGGTGGTCCTTTCCTCTACACTAGGTGGGGGAACCCAACCCTGCAATCGTTGGAGGAAAAGTATGCGTCGTTGGAGGGGGCCCGGCACGGACTCTCCTTCTCGTCTGGAATGGCCGCCATCTCCGCTGCGGTACTTTCTAAGGTAAGGGAGGGAGACAGGATCCTCTCTGTTGCCGAGCTTTACGGACAGACCTTCCACCTCTTCTCTCACGTCCTTCCTAGGTATGGGGTGAAAGTCGACTTCCTAGAGACTGACGAACTCAACAAGTTAGAGGTTAGGTTAAAGGAGTACAAGCTGATTTACCTAGAATCCATAACCAACCCGCTCCTCAAGGTGACTGACGTCAGGGGGATATCGAAGTTGGCCTCGGAGAATGACGTCCCTGTGGTAGTTGATGCTACGTTCGCCTCTCCGTTCAACCAGAGGCCTCTGGAACTGGGGGCCGAGGTGGTAGTTCACAGCGCTACCAAATACATCTCCGGACACAGCGACGTAATAGTAGGAGTGTCTGGAACGAATTCCGACCAAACCTTCAAGGATCTCGTTGGGTTCAGGAAGGACGTAGGAGGCTCTCCAGATCCTCACCAGGCCTATCTGACACTGAGGGGAATGAAGACGATAGGTCTCAGGGTGGAGAGGCAGAACTCGAACGCAGGGAAGGTAGCGACTCTACTGAGCCAGAGCACGAAGGTGAGGAAAGTGCACTACCCGGGGCTCCGAGACTCTCCTTATAGGGAAGTCGCAGCTAAGAACCTCTCCGGTTTCGGGGGGATGGTGTCGTTCGAGCTGAGGGACGAGGACTGCACCAAACGTTTCCTCAAGACCCTCACCATACCCCGGAGTGCTCCGAGCTTAGGGGGAGTGGAAAGTCTGATCACTAGGCCGGTGGAGACTAGCCACTCCTCCCTCACGAAAGAGGAGAGGGAGAAACAGGGAATTTCGGAGTCTCTGGTGAGGTTCTCTGCAGGCATAGAGGATCCTGAGGACCTGCTCGAAGACTTCCAAAGGGCCTTGAGCTCCTGTTAA
- the cpsA gene encoding carboxypeptidase CpsA, whose product MVKRIVESSMAVEREVISIRRQIHRRPELSYAERETSALVASKLRSLGMEVRTGVGGTGVVGVLRGGEGRVVGLRADMDALPINEEADVQFRSEVPGVMHACGHDAHTAILLGVAEVLASNRDLLRGSVKFLFQPAEEDGGRGGALPMIEDGALEDPHVDHVFGLHVMADCPAGVICYRPGPIMAAPDSFRVRVRGRGGHGSKPDDTVDPIFVTGQLINAIYGLRARMVPQTRPLVLSICSVHSGTKDNIIPDEAVIQGTIRTLDEELRSSVKIKLGNLVRGVCEALGAQCEVFFEPNAYPVTVNDPSVTAKAIAVLREAGFPLVEIEPIMGGEDVSRFLQRAPGMYYFLGIRNEQKGCVYPNHSSRFKIDEDVLKVGVSSLALLAVAFSSKE is encoded by the coding sequence ATTGTGAAGAGGATAGTGGAAAGCTCCATGGCGGTGGAGAGGGAGGTGATTTCCATAAGGAGGCAGATACACAGGAGGCCTGAGCTCTCCTATGCGGAGAGAGAAACTTCTGCATTGGTGGCGTCCAAGCTGAGATCCCTGGGGATGGAGGTGAGAACAGGTGTAGGTGGAACTGGAGTCGTTGGAGTCCTCAGGGGCGGGGAAGGTAGGGTCGTGGGCTTGAGGGCTGACATGGATGCCCTCCCTATCAATGAAGAGGCCGACGTTCAGTTTAGGTCGGAGGTGCCTGGCGTGATGCATGCTTGTGGTCACGACGCCCACACAGCCATCCTGCTGGGAGTTGCTGAGGTCCTGGCCTCAAACAGAGACCTCCTCAGAGGCTCGGTAAAGTTCCTATTTCAGCCGGCGGAAGAGGACGGAGGTAGAGGAGGTGCACTTCCCATGATAGAGGACGGTGCCCTGGAAGATCCCCACGTGGACCACGTCTTCGGTTTGCATGTGATGGCCGACTGTCCAGCTGGAGTTATCTGTTACCGCCCTGGACCCATAATGGCAGCCCCAGACTCCTTCAGAGTGAGGGTGAGAGGAAGGGGAGGCCATGGGTCCAAGCCAGACGACACGGTAGACCCCATATTTGTAACGGGCCAACTGATCAACGCGATCTACGGTCTGAGAGCTAGGATGGTGCCTCAGACTAGGCCTCTGGTCTTATCGATCTGTAGCGTGCACTCTGGAACTAAGGACAACATAATTCCCGACGAGGCCGTGATCCAAGGTACAATAAGGACTCTAGACGAGGAACTGCGGTCGTCCGTCAAGATCAAGTTAGGTAACCTTGTGAGGGGAGTATGTGAAGCCCTCGGGGCGCAGTGCGAGGTCTTCTTTGAACCCAACGCTTATCCCGTTACAGTTAACGATCCCTCCGTGACGGCCAAGGCCATTGCGGTTCTCCGCGAGGCCGGTTTCCCACTTGTGGAGATCGAGCCAATAATGGGAGGGGAGGACGTTTCGAGGTTCCTCCAGAGGGCTCCCGGCATGTACTACTTCCTAGGTATTAGGAACGAACAGAAGGGTTGCGTCTACCCGAACCACAGTTCTAGATTCAAAATAGACGAGGACGTACTCAAGGTCGGCGTGAGTTCCTTGGCTCTGTTGGCCGTTGCCTTCTCATCGAAGGAGTGA
- a CDS encoding class I SAM-dependent methyltransferase: MVKLADLLGVNEVQLRKWREEAEMISERLDRQLGKRNLWQLSRDKRPFLYASVKAASPRVAVETGVGSGVSTTLILSALENGELHSIDIGAKYGEEGEEKVGFLVPEELKTKWRLHLGRSSDLLEPLLKELGEVEFFLHDGEHTYSNVMFELRTVWRYMKSGIVAVDNYRFTEAPLNFAKEVGAKLVELSPTDGGMAIIPKS; the protein is encoded by the coding sequence ATGGTGAAACTCGCTGATCTCCTAGGTGTGAACGAGGTTCAATTGAGGAAGTGGAGGGAGGAGGCAGAAATGATCAGTGAACGTCTCGATCGCCAGTTGGGGAAGAGGAACCTGTGGCAACTATCGAGGGACAAGAGGCCCTTCCTTTACGCCTCCGTGAAGGCCGCTTCTCCAAGGGTCGCAGTTGAAACTGGAGTAGGCTCTGGGGTCTCCACGACGCTTATCCTCTCGGCCCTAGAAAATGGGGAGCTCCACTCTATAGACATAGGAGCTAAGTACGGCGAGGAGGGAGAGGAGAAGGTGGGGTTCCTAGTTCCAGAGGAATTGAAGACCAAGTGGAGGCTTCACCTTGGAAGGAGTTCGGACCTACTGGAACCTCTACTCAAGGAGTTGGGAGAGGTGGAGTTCTTCCTCCACGACGGAGAGCACACCTACTCTAATGTCATGTTCGAGCTCAGGACGGTTTGGCGCTACATGAAGAGTGGCATCGTGGCCGTTGACAATTACCGTTTCACTGAGGCTCCCTTGAATTTCGCCAAGGAGGTTGGGGCCAAACTGGTGGAGCTCAGTCCAACAGATGGAGGAATGGCCATAATTCCTAAGAGTTAG
- a CDS encoding glucose 1-dehydrogenase produces MKKDRLVLGHEAIGVVEAVGSGVELRKGDLVVPIVRRGCGVCLNCKVGRQDFCETGNFVEAGIRGQDGFMRDYFVDQEVYMVRVPPQLREVGVLSEPLSNVVKGVEELFTLQRRTLWTCEDSTFQCRTAFVIGSGPIGLLFAMTLVTEGFNVAVLNRRDPNEVESKVTEAIGVKFEKLGDGLPSPDLIVDTAGSPVTLLKLLSKIKNNGAVVLFGTTSGEREEISADLITELVERNILVVGSVNASKEHFAKAVTYLSLWHDRFPEALRTMITSEVKPEEAGEALRSKTKGEVKTVLRWSQ; encoded by the coding sequence TTGAAGAAAGATAGGCTGGTCCTAGGTCACGAGGCAATTGGAGTAGTTGAGGCGGTAGGGAGCGGAGTGGAGCTCAGGAAGGGAGATCTAGTAGTCCCCATAGTCAGAAGAGGGTGTGGCGTCTGCCTTAACTGCAAGGTAGGAAGGCAGGACTTCTGTGAAACCGGAAACTTCGTGGAGGCTGGAATAAGAGGCCAGGACGGCTTCATGAGGGATTACTTCGTGGACCAAGAGGTGTACATGGTGAGGGTGCCTCCACAACTCAGGGAAGTGGGAGTACTTAGCGAGCCCCTCTCGAACGTGGTGAAGGGAGTAGAAGAGCTGTTTACCCTCCAGAGAAGGACCTTATGGACGTGCGAGGACTCTACTTTCCAGTGCAGAACCGCGTTCGTCATTGGTTCTGGACCAATCGGCCTCCTTTTCGCAATGACGTTGGTGACTGAGGGTTTTAACGTCGCTGTGTTGAACAGGAGGGACCCCAACGAGGTGGAGTCCAAGGTGACTGAGGCTATAGGCGTCAAGTTCGAGAAGTTAGGCGACGGTCTTCCTTCGCCCGACCTCATAGTTGACACGGCAGGATCTCCAGTGACCCTCCTTAAGCTCCTCTCCAAGATAAAGAACAACGGAGCGGTGGTCCTCTTCGGAACTACGTCGGGCGAGAGGGAGGAAATCTCCGCCGACCTCATAACGGAACTCGTGGAAAGGAACATACTCGTGGTGGGTAGCGTGAACGCCTCCAAGGAACACTTCGCCAAGGCAGTCACTTACCTTTCCCTTTGGCACGACCGGTTCCCCGAGGCACTGAGGACAATGATAACGTCTGAAGTTAAACCAGAGGAGGCAGGAGAGGCGTTGAGAAGCAAGACCAAGGGCGAAGTGAAGACGGTGCTAAGGTGGTCCCAGTGA
- the pip gene encoding proline iminopeptidase has protein sequence MVEEGFVNVGGIRLYYRLHGEGEPLVVLHGGPGGSLDYLEPLTDLVKMRVQVLLYDQFGCGRSEDPPDESYYTIDYGVEEVEGVRETFFGDRKVFLLGHSYGGALALAYALKYQESLKGLIVSSGLSSVPLTIREMRRLISQLPGHQRRAIEEHGEKGEFDHPDYVEAVSEFYRRHLLRVEPMPEAVKRTFLYTERRKTYRIMNGPNEFTITGTIRNWDVTERLDTIRVPTLITVGKYDEVTPKVAEVIRSKIRGSELVLFERSSHMAMWEERERYIEVLSDFIARTSAKRT, from the coding sequence GTGGTGGAGGAAGGCTTCGTAAACGTGGGAGGAATCAGGCTCTACTATAGACTACATGGAGAAGGGGAGCCGCTCGTAGTGCTTCACGGAGGGCCAGGAGGTTCGTTGGACTACCTCGAGCCTCTGACGGACCTAGTTAAGATGAGGGTCCAAGTCCTGCTCTACGACCAGTTCGGCTGTGGAAGATCTGAGGACCCACCAGACGAGAGCTACTACACCATAGACTACGGAGTGGAGGAGGTGGAGGGTGTTAGAGAAACATTCTTCGGAGATAGGAAGGTCTTCCTGTTGGGCCACTCATACGGAGGAGCCTTGGCCCTGGCCTACGCACTTAAGTACCAAGAAAGCCTGAAGGGACTCATCGTCTCGAGTGGACTCTCTAGTGTCCCACTGACCATCAGGGAGATGAGGAGGTTGATATCTCAACTGCCAGGGCATCAAAGGAGGGCAATAGAGGAGCACGGAGAGAAAGGAGAATTCGACCATCCTGACTACGTAGAGGCAGTGAGTGAGTTCTACAGGAGACACCTATTGAGGGTGGAACCTATGCCTGAAGCAGTGAAGAGGACCTTTCTGTATACCGAACGAAGGAAAACCTACAGGATCATGAATGGACCCAACGAATTCACGATCACTGGAACTATAAGGAACTGGGACGTAACTGAAAGGCTAGACACAATAAGAGTTCCCACCCTAATCACTGTCGGGAAGTATGACGAGGTTACACCCAAAGTGGCGGAAGTGATCCGTTCCAAGATTCGAGGGTCGGAGCTGGTTCTATTCGAGCGAAGCTCCCACATGGCCATGTGGGAGGAGAGGGAGAGGTACATTGAGGTGTTGAGCGACTTCATAGCCAGGACCTCCGCTAAGCGAACTTGA
- a CDS encoding ABC transporter permease subunit produces MRYSAPYLVYLFLLGLVPFLWTFLIGLNPAGISEALKGLPVGLILYNTFAFATITALASTGLGLLLAVSADALEDRVTSGLAMLPYSIPFTSSALIWGISLYGGYGWFTYLLGIRFDPLNLASTAIWGITLVGVWSTVPLPFLITYSSLRSVPKEFRETAKVMGIPLSKYYGELAIPYVGKAILVSLLLSFTLSVGNFDLPFVLTGGGPGFSSTTLPLVVYEQMSVLNNVTGGAFFAAVLSLIAVVPALGLLRVLRAKRPTLPSVGLKLPDLVFKALLGSGSVVVLAFLVIPVYWMVLVAFRSATLDFRSPPVLAPVGLTTHYFLKTMVESWPYMVSSVIVSSLAALLSVFLSSPAAYEVSTGKGRWILPLSIFLYAMPVTSFVIPVYLIMYDAGLVNTWWALVLSIPVFTATFSVWVLTNSFLDLPRSYFEAAEVFDVKNKFFRLILPLIGPSLISTFVLSFIFSWHALFYPLVLTNTPFSPGFPPQGAETVTIFALDALGDKYVNWGQLGSAALVSALPVMLVNYLAVYRIRRGIKEGGVKFA; encoded by the coding sequence TTGAGGTATTCGGCCCCTTACTTAGTTTACCTCTTTTTGTTGGGCTTGGTTCCCTTCCTTTGGACGTTCCTCATTGGACTAAATCCCGCTGGCATAAGCGAGGCCCTGAAGGGTCTACCAGTGGGGCTCATACTTTACAACACCTTCGCGTTCGCCACAATCACAGCACTGGCCTCTACGGGACTGGGGCTACTTCTCGCCGTCTCAGCGGACGCCTTAGAAGACAGGGTGACCTCTGGACTCGCGATGCTTCCCTACTCCATTCCCTTCACCTCATCTGCCCTCATTTGGGGAATAAGTCTCTACGGTGGGTACGGTTGGTTCACGTACTTACTTGGAATAAGGTTCGATCCGTTGAACTTGGCCTCCACAGCCATATGGGGAATCACGTTGGTGGGGGTATGGAGTACCGTCCCATTACCATTCTTGATAACCTACTCTTCTCTAAGGTCCGTTCCCAAGGAATTCAGGGAGACGGCCAAGGTGATGGGCATACCCCTCTCCAAGTACTACGGAGAGCTTGCCATACCCTACGTGGGTAAGGCGATATTAGTGTCCCTCCTCCTGTCCTTCACTCTCTCGGTGGGCAACTTCGACCTTCCCTTCGTTTTGACGGGAGGAGGTCCTGGGTTCTCCTCCACTACACTTCCTCTCGTGGTCTACGAGCAGATGAGCGTTTTGAACAACGTGACAGGAGGGGCTTTCTTCGCCGCAGTGTTGTCGTTGATAGCAGTGGTTCCAGCCCTAGGGCTCCTCAGGGTGTTGAGGGCCAAGAGACCTACTCTTCCGTCAGTGGGATTGAAGTTGCCCGACTTGGTCTTCAAGGCTCTCTTGGGATCGGGCTCCGTGGTGGTCCTGGCCTTCCTGGTTATTCCCGTCTACTGGATGGTGCTGGTGGCATTTAGGAGCGCAACCTTGGACTTCAGGAGTCCTCCCGTTCTCGCACCGGTTGGACTAACGACCCACTACTTCCTTAAGACAATGGTGGAGTCTTGGCCCTACATGGTGTCCAGCGTCATCGTATCCTCATTGGCTGCCCTGCTCTCAGTTTTCCTGTCTTCTCCAGCAGCTTACGAGGTCTCCACAGGAAAGGGGAGGTGGATCCTTCCCCTCTCCATCTTCCTGTACGCAATGCCCGTGACCTCCTTCGTGATCCCCGTATACCTCATCATGTATGATGCGGGCCTCGTCAACACGTGGTGGGCCCTCGTCCTATCCATTCCAGTTTTCACGGCAACGTTCTCGGTGTGGGTCCTCACCAACTCTTTCCTGGATCTCCCCAGGTCGTACTTCGAGGCCGCGGAGGTATTCGACGTGAAGAACAAGTTCTTTCGGCTAATCCTCCCATTGATAGGGCCTTCACTCATTTCTACATTCGTTCTCTCCTTCATATTTTCTTGGCATGCGTTGTTCTATCCTTTAGTGTTGACCAATACCCCCTTCTCCCCTGGGTTTCCACCTCAGGGGGCCGAGACCGTTACCATATTCGCCCTGGACGCCCTAGGTGACAAATACGTTAACTGGGGCCAACTTGGTTCTGCTGCCTTGGTGAGTGCGTTGCCAGTGATGCTCGTGAACTACTTGGCGGTGTACAGGATCAGGCGCGGCATCAAGGAAGGGGGAGTCAAGTTCGCTTAG
- a CDS encoding ABC transporter substrate-binding protein yields the protein MKAISRITIATIVVVVVIVAAVGSFAYLLNTSSKQVELKFVYFSGNLCTFLQYAAHQFDAQHPGVKVEVVGEPFSDYVSTQLTTLEAHSSQYDLVGFTSTSAQSFTPYLLPLNSTQFNFSDLLNAQEFFGGVVYNTTTGKQQYYGVALTTAVYLMIYNETIFDNQTLANQFEQEYHVNFSPLTWQNWTDVVDADQFLTSHHITKYGFLIDDHESHGIIDAFPAVFYWYYSRDSNLTGGNPKGIAGYNVMFTGYVPKGLSYPIPSFNSTAGVDALQTYAELISYEPSPTQLQVDYDNIITLYEEGVSPGAFVFSTQIAHFPTNVSSTTGIAPLPGGYMETGTDFLGVSRFSHHKALAIEFLQFLLSKQMQETLYYKFHDYPVSKSVYPLLLSNTSLPETARADLQLIYQYAQLAYANPPNIPPTYSYLIPSFNGQVYNYLTGQETNATLVLQNAAKAWTQQLG from the coding sequence ATGAAGGCAATCTCCAGAATCACGATAGCCACGATAGTAGTAGTTGTCGTCATAGTAGCGGCAGTGGGCTCATTCGCCTATCTTTTGAACACGTCTTCCAAACAGGTGGAGCTCAAGTTCGTCTACTTCAGTGGGAACCTCTGCACTTTCCTCCAATACGCGGCCCACCAGTTCGACGCTCAACACCCTGGAGTCAAAGTCGAGGTCGTGGGGGAACCGTTCAGTGATTACGTGAGCACTCAACTCACCACGTTAGAGGCACATTCCTCACAGTACGACTTAGTCGGTTTCACCTCAACCTCGGCCCAGTCCTTTACCCCTTACCTGCTACCGCTTAACTCCACACAGTTCAACTTCTCTGACCTACTGAACGCCCAGGAGTTCTTCGGAGGGGTGGTTTACAACACTACTACAGGGAAGCAGCAGTACTACGGTGTAGCTCTCACAACCGCAGTCTACCTAATGATCTACAACGAGACAATATTTGACAACCAAACTCTCGCCAACCAGTTCGAGCAGGAGTATCACGTTAACTTCTCTCCTCTCACTTGGCAGAACTGGACTGACGTAGTCGACGCAGATCAGTTCTTGACGTCGCATCACATCACGAAGTACGGTTTCCTCATAGACGACCATGAGTCACACGGCATAATAGACGCATTCCCAGCGGTGTTCTACTGGTACTATTCCAGGGACTCCAATCTAACCGGAGGAAACCCCAAGGGAATAGCTGGATACAACGTGATGTTCACAGGTTACGTTCCTAAGGGGCTTAGCTATCCCATACCTAGTTTCAACAGTACCGCGGGAGTTGATGCCCTCCAGACCTACGCCGAGTTAATTAGTTACGAGCCGTCCCCGACGCAACTGCAAGTGGACTACGACAACATAATAACTCTCTACGAGGAGGGGGTCTCCCCAGGGGCCTTCGTTTTCTCGACACAGATAGCACACTTCCCCACTAATGTCTCCTCTACAACTGGTATAGCACCTTTACCAGGTGGGTACATGGAGACAGGGACTGACTTTCTAGGAGTGAGCAGGTTCTCTCATCACAAGGCCTTGGCCATAGAGTTCCTGCAGTTCCTTCTCTCGAAACAGATGCAAGAGACGCTCTACTATAAGTTCCACGATTACCCAGTGTCCAAATCTGTATACCCGCTACTACTCTCCAACACCTCCCTTCCTGAGACGGCTAGGGCTGACCTCCAGCTGATTTACCAATACGCTCAGCTGGCATACGCCAACCCCCCCAACATACCTCCTACGTACTCCTACCTTATACCTTCTTTCAACGGCCAGGTCTATAACTACCTGACAGGCCAGGAGACAAACGCCACCCTCGTTCTCCAGAATGCAGCGAAGGCTTGGACGCAGCAGCTCGGGTGA